A genome region from Sphingobium sp. CR2-8 includes the following:
- a CDS encoding CAP domain-containing protein, whose protein sequence is MAGGSPKGFLCATLWAPLCAAMLSMAGSARATSDSDGPTASSALAPASAAAVGAVMPAAYYGMSEAPRGTALLRAVMLDAHNGERASLGLPRLDWDDALAADAARYADDMARTGLFRHSARTSRVIPSGENLWMGPRRLYGYQVMVGSFLDEKPLTRIEGKLPDLSRTGRWQDVGHYTQMIWRGTRKVGCALGEGTNADYLVCRYFPAGNAFGKGPLDADDAPTAIGGTQVASVAR, encoded by the coding sequence ATGGCTGGGGGCAGCCCTAAAGGGTTTTTGTGCGCGACGCTATGGGCGCCGCTATGCGCGGCGATGCTGTCGATGGCGGGAAGCGCACGGGCGACGTCGGACAGCGACGGGCCGACCGCATCGTCGGCGCTTGCCCCTGCCTCAGCCGCCGCTGTGGGCGCAGTGATGCCAGCGGCCTATTATGGCATGAGCGAAGCGCCCCGTGGCACGGCGCTGCTGCGCGCCGTGATGCTGGACGCGCATAATGGCGAACGGGCGTCGCTGGGCTTGCCGCGGCTCGATTGGGACGATGCGCTGGCGGCCGACGCCGCGCGCTACGCCGATGATATGGCGCGCACCGGCCTCTTCCGCCATTCCGCGCGGACCAGCCGGGTCATCCCAAGCGGCGAGAATCTCTGGATGGGGCCGCGCCGCCTCTATGGCTATCAGGTCATGGTGGGATCGTTCCTGGACGAAAAGCCATTGACGAGGATCGAGGGCAAATTGCCGGATCTCAGCCGCACGGGCCGCTGGCAGGATGTGGGCCATTATACCCAGATGATCTGGCGCGGCACGCGCAAGGTCGGCTGCGCGCTAGGCGAGGGGACGAATGCCGACTATCTGGTCTGTCGTTATTTCCCGGCCGGCAACGCGTTCGGCAAGGGGCCATTGGACGCGGACGATGCGCCGACGGCGATCGGCGGCACCCAGGTGGCGAGCGTCGCGCGATAG
- the rdgB gene encoding RdgB/HAM1 family non-canonical purine NTP pyrophosphatase: MSDDFGQEQAIRRLKPGKLVIASHNPGKVREIAALLGPYGIEPISAASLDLPEPEETGTTFIANAELKAMQAADLSGLPALADDSGLCVEALGGDPGLFSARWAGPTKDFGFAMQTVWDGVQAKGPDASHSAHFVCALALAWPDGHVEAFEGRIDGTLIWPPRGDKGFGYDPMFVPLDHDISFGEMDPDAKHAMSHRAKAFEKLVAAVI; encoded by the coding sequence ATCCGCAGGCTGAAGCCGGGCAAGCTGGTCATCGCCAGCCATAATCCCGGCAAGGTGCGAGAAATCGCGGCGCTGCTCGGCCCTTATGGTATCGAGCCGATCTCCGCCGCCAGCCTGGACCTGCCCGAACCGGAGGAAACCGGCACCACCTTCATCGCCAATGCGGAATTGAAGGCGATGCAGGCGGCCGACCTGTCCGGCCTGCCTGCGCTGGCCGACGACAGCGGTCTGTGCGTCGAGGCGCTGGGCGGCGATCCCGGCCTGTTTTCCGCGCGCTGGGCCGGACCGACCAAGGATTTCGGCTTCGCCATGCAGACGGTGTGGGACGGGGTTCAGGCCAAGGGGCCGGACGCCAGCCACAGCGCCCATTTCGTCTGCGCCCTGGCCCTCGCATGGCCCGACGGCCATGTCGAGGCATTCGAAGGCCGGATCGACGGCACGCTGATCTGGCCGCCACGGGGCGACAAGGGCTTCGGCTACGATCCGATGTTCGTGCCGCTGGACCACGATATCAGCTTCGGCGAGATGGACCCGGACGCCAAACATGCCATGAGCCACCGCGCCAAGGCCTTCGAAAAACTGGTGGCGGCGGTTATCTGA